In Setaria italica strain Yugu1 chromosome I, Setaria_italica_v2.0, whole genome shotgun sequence, the genomic window CAATAAAGCAACCACAAGTAGTGTTGACCAGCGAGCATCGTCAAGATATGAATGATAACAAAACAAATCTTAACCAAAGGTTcggcgattacaaatcaagatctccatacaattCCGAGAACAAACAAAGGTATTACCCCATGATATTACACATGTTGACGCAAAAGGGGGTAAGGGACGtcctgtagatcaactggactgAAGACGACGAGGAACAGAGGtaggaaagccccaggccgatcgacctgggcacctccaagccgatcaGCTTGAGGAGTTTTCACCTCTCCTGGTGCTCCTCTTCGCGTGGTCTtctgtagatccaatcttctctccattttctaatcttgtggcggcggtggagaggatATTAATAGTCTTTTATAGGCAGCGGTTCTGGGTCGATGTTGGTGAAAAAATCCTAAACAATGTCGGagacttcacgctgaagaaatggaaggtcGACCGGATCCCGgaatgggccaggccgatcggcccagagGATCCCAGGCTGATTGGCTTAGGCCCTTTTTGTTCCTtttggtcctctccttcctcatgcTGGTTTCCCTcgatgacccatgtccaaataccCATTAAGCTTTTTATAAAAACCCCCTGTCGTATTTCCTACCAAAATACAATATGcttcaaaatacaacacatgcAATAATGAGGTTATTTCAAGTGCTAAGTgtcgggttagtataagaatatgaatgaaaacactagttaaatggcacAAAAAGTATACCAATAATAAGCATCAACACTCTATGAAACAAGCATACTGTCAGGACCCCGGGTACGCAAATACCCAAGTTCCAGTTGTGCTTACTATACTTGTCCCATGATCAGTCCGCAAGTACGCACAACAGCACCTGTATCACAACTGCACACGAAATTTGTTAGTAATAAGATTTGATCAGAGCTAAATTATAATCTACAGCAGAAGCAAACAGAAATATAGGACTTCCATTCTACAGTAGCGTGCCTCACCATCCCACAGGCAATTGACTGGGAGTTAGTCCTAGAAAGAACCAACGTTGCAAAACCCGCATCCGGAACTGAACAGAGACGATTCTCCTTCGAACTTTGGATTTTTAATTTAAgcaacaagggtgagtacaattTTGTACTCGCAAGACTTCGAGTGTATAGAAAAATCCTATCATACATGCAAGGTAAACAAGGAAGGCTGACAGATTCAACTAGCAGTAGGCTGCATTTTATTTAAATTCATCATTTTACGCATATTTTATAAATTAGTTtagtatatttaaaatagatTGACATTACCAATCATGACTCACCATTTCCCATACCGCGTTAGGTCCTCTGACCAACTATATCGGTACAAAATATTTGAACCGGTGCATGTGATATCATTCAAGCCCATCTCCAAGTTTACAAAACAAAACTCTATAACTGGCGACCAGTCCAAGTTGCTCCAAGTTGCTCATAACCGTGAGCATGGCTATTTGAATAGTTTTTAACACTATGTAGAgtttgtacactttacccacacgaCATGCTCCACTTTGATGCCATCGCGGATTGACACATTTCCGAAATGTGCCGACAAGTGAGCATGACAGAGCTCTTACCTCAGTCGGACTCGACATATGCTACACGACAGACTATAGGAGCGCCTTTATACATCTGCCCGGGTTAGCTACCCCGACACCGACATGCATCTCGTGCACTCGGGCGGTAACACCACCTCGAGGCCAACTGACTTATTAAGCTAAGGTTGTACCCATTTAAGCACATGTGTACCCATTTAAGTACATGTGGTTGTAATGTAATACTTCAACTAGAAGATGCCAATTTCCGGTCCTTAATTTGACACGGGTGAGAATCCCTAAAATGCACCGGAAATGCATATAGGACCAAATCATATCCACCATTCATTTTATCATCCATCTTTTTTTATCCTCGTATCATCATGACCTCTAGACCATATTATCACCCGCGTGTACCATAGAGTTTTTATTTTTCGAATATAAACCATATTTATCTTTCAAATCATCCCTCCCAAGTGATGCTATTTAAGTGACCGCGTATTAGGTCTAAGCAAACTAAGCATATGACACCGAGCTGAACGAATAACCCATAACCTTATGGCGACAATGCATAAAAGGTTTAAAATAACAAGGCAGGTATATGCATTAAAGTAGGACATGTCTACGCGACACAAAATGATATTTGAACTCATAAAATCATCATCGCATGCATATAAATCACAGGCTTAGGCATTTAAATAGGAGCAAAGATGAAGGGGGTACTTGCCTTGTTGCTGATCATTCATGTTCTCGAGTATTAGGTCAGAGCCTCGCTCAGCATCCGGCACAGTATCGAACGGCTCGTCGTCTACTCGAATCGGACGAATGCAAGGTCCATGCAAAAGAACCAAATAAACAGCAATGAACAACCGAATAAACACCATGAGATGATAGAGCAtgatttttgaaaattttagcAGAAAGAATCGAGTTATTTGAAGTTCATATGAGTGAGATATACAGGTTTGAAGTTTTGATATGAgattaaaaagaaaacagaactGTTCGACTAACTTCGATTTTTCCATCATTTTTGTCATTTATTTTTACGCCGTAAACTCATATGAAGAGGTTCTATTTCATTGACATGACATGTATTCTTCATGTATTTCTCTTTTTATTGTCCAACAGGAAAATGGGTCAGGTGACGTCATGCTTAAGTCAGCATGATGTCACTGCCCTTTTTAACTGAGCAGAGCAACGCGAGCGCGCGGGGCGGCTTGGGCTGGCGGCACCACGCGGGCTGAGCGCGGGACGGCCAGCGACGCAAGGTTGCGGGGCGGAGCGGGCGGCTCGAGCcaggcggaggtggcgcgggCACTGCGGGAGGCAGAACGCCCTGCGCACGCGGCTGTGCGCTCGCGGCAGCGACTAGCGGCGGGAGACGACTGTGGTGGCGTAGTGCGTCCGCTGGGAGCACGGCCAGTCGAGCAAGCTCGTGGCCGTGGCACAGAGCCGCGGCAGCCCTTTGTCGTGTTGCGCGCTCGAACGTGTGCCCGAGTGCGAGTGCGTGCGCACACGGTGCCGGTCGTGACAAGCAAGTGGTCGTGGCCAGGCGCGTGCCGGCTTGGCCGTGCCATGGAAACGGCCGGTGGTTCGGTGCGCTCGGTCTCGCGACACGTCAAGGCCATGACGGGGCCAGGTGCGCCGTAGCGTGCGACCGGGCATGGAGAGGCCAAGCCTCGTGCTTGTGCGGTCGGTGCTCGCTAGCGCGATGGTGACGTGGTGCCCCACAGCCGCGACACGGCTGTGGCAGTGTGCGGGCACTCGACTACGCGAGTCCGCGGCGGATCAGGGTGGCCGGACAATGCGGCCGCGCGGTGCGTGGTCTCGCCATGTCCGCGGGCGTGTGCACGTGCTGCTTGTGGCATCTCGGCATCCCGAGGCCACGGCCGAGCGTGAACGACGCGGTGGTGTTGTCATCCTGCAGGAGACAGCCAGCTCGAAGGAACGGCAACACAGGCAGGCTGGCAAGGGAGGACGTCTCGGGACTTGGCTCACCGTGGGGCTTGGAGAGGACAGGGTAGCGACGCCTCGGCGAGGCGTGGCCGTGACGGCTCGGTGCGGTGCAGGCAGGCCTGTGCTCGCGGTACCCGGCAACGGCGTCGAAGGCGTAGGGATGGTCCGACTCGTGGTTATGGATGGCGGGCTTTCGGTTCGTCGGCGAGGTCAGGTGGAGCGCCAGGGGGGTCGTCGTCACCGTAGACGCGCAGCACCGGCTTCGAGCTCATCGGCGTCTTCTCCACCTCAGTTCCTCGTCCTTGCGGCcgcgcggcgtcgtcgtcgttccCGGCGTGACTTCGGCTTCACCTCGCGGACGTCGTCCgagcatttcgtcgaacacgtGTAGGGCAGTAGCTTCAGGAGGCCGTTGAGGCACTTTGCCGAACACTTGCGGGGCAAGGATGACGTCGCGGTCCACCGCCAGCGCCGGGGCTGACATCGGCGCGCTGGCGACGACGCTGCTTGGCCGCACCGGCCGCGCGTCATTCCTGGCCGCGCCGCCGTTGCCTCGTGGCCGCTGGCCCGGTCGCCCGGAGCCTGGCTGCTGCCAGCCGTTGGCCTGGCCGCGCGAGCCCTGCCACAGGCTTGGGCgcctggccgccggccgccgctggggCCTGGCCCGCTGCTGTGAGGAGGATGGCGCTGGAGAGAGGGAGGTGGAGCTGAGGGGAGAGGGTGCTGCCGCCGGCTTGTGTTGCTAGGGAGAAACGGAGTAGAGTTGTGGCGCTGCTGCCTGTTAGAGCTGAGAGGAGGATGTGGCTGCCGTGCTTGCTCGACTGGAGTGGACAgcaaaggaaaaggaggagagTGAGAACGGATGCAGCGCTGGGTGTTGCTGCCTGCTGGTTTGCTCGGTAGAGAGGGAAAAGCAGAGCGGAGAGAAGCTGTGTGTTGGTGGTGGCTGCCgacagagagagaagaggtgagtTGGACAGGAAAAACAGGACAGTCATGTCTTCTAGCTCGGTCAGAAGCTTGTTCTGCGGAGctgttgatatattttttttgtattaCCATTTTTTATGACATTTTAAATATGCTCAAGGAGGGTTAaataaaagccaaaacaaattttatttatCTTGATTTTATTTCGTTCGAATTTTGGGCTGCCCTAAATCCACCAAATTTGAGATTAACAAAACCACGTAGATGTCTCATTTGTCGGTAAATACATTACTTGTTATCATAAGATACTCGGATAACACGTAGATTCCACCGTAAGAAACCTCGTCAATTCAGCTGACAACAATTTAATTATCTTAAATAGGAGATGCATGCACACTAAGAATTAGCACACAAAATTACGTTTACAGCCAAACCAACTACACGATAGATGATGCTACAGTGACAATTTTGGGCAATTAGCATGTGTGCTCTAGGCCTCTAGATTACGCAATGCGatacttgattttttttaatggtTAACGGATCGGGATATTAGGACTCACTAGCAATTACTGATTGAACACCTCGCGTGGAGTATGAAACAAACTCGTGTTTGGATCAGAGTTTATAGACTAAAGAATGTTGTGCTAGTGATGCCATCCATAGTAACGGATCAAATGGTGTGAAGCAACTGGTGATGGTACGTTCGACAAAAAACGACAAAGAATATAAGAGAGACTAGATAAATCTTGAAATTAACAACGCCATCATAGACATCTTATTATCGACGAATGCATCAATTACTACTTAAGTGAATTGAGAAAAATACGAGCGACATATTAAGTTGTGAATTCGTATATGAAGAGATAGGTTTCACCGTAAGAAATTTAAAGGTGCGTATCGCAtgtcttagggggtgtttggatacgaggtactaaattttaggagggtaacatcggatgttcggacgctaattaggaggactaaacatgagctaattataaaactaactgtagAACCcatatactaattcacgagatgaatctattaagcctaattaatccatcattagcaaatggttactgtagcaccacattgtcaaatcatggactaattaggcttaatagattcgtctcgcgaattagactctatctgtgcaattagttttataattagattatatttgatacttctaattagtatcaaacatcgacatgtactaaagtttaggagtgggTCACCAAATAGGACCTTATTTCTAATAAGAGCAGCATTTTCATAAAACTTTTTCTAGATGTCCGGTGTCATAATATTAAGCTGTTCTAGCCCTTGCTTAGTTCATCCAAACTCCCAAAtttgatactatgcaaaaagaagattcctcgtcatatcaaacttgcggtacatgcatggagtactaaatgtagacgaaatcaaaaattaattgcacagttttgttgtactttgtgagacgaatcttttaagcctaattagtcaatatttggacaataattcacaaatacaaacgaacacgctacagtatgctacagtacTACAACAGTAANNNNNNNNNNNNNNNNNNNNNNNNNNNNNNNNNNNNNNNNNNNNNNNNNNNNNNNNNNNNNNNNNNNNNNNNNNNNNNNNNNNNNNNNNNNNNNNNNNNNTCTTGGGCTgaaagttgggaggtgccaaattactgttacagcactgtagcacactgtagcgtttcgtttgtatttgtgaattattgtccaaacattgactaattaggctcaaaagattcgtctcgcaaagtacaacaaaactgtgcaattagtttttaatttcgtctacatttagtactccatgcatgcaccgcaagtttgatgtgatgaggaatcttctttttgcatagtgctaaagttgggagttggtggtgaagtaaacaagggctaaggCTTCCCCTCTACGCCTAGTTTTTGCCGCCTCAAGGCTTCCCCTCTACACCAGCGCCAGCTAGGATGAGTTACTGCCCCACGGCTGGCCCCCACCACAGCTAGGTGACCTGACAGTTGGCAGCCGAGCCGTCCACGCCACCCCGCGAGTCCGCCATCTGGCAGCTGACTTGTGCAATAAAGCAACCGCAAAGGACAAAAATGTCACCATGGGCCCCGGCGGCCAGCGACCCAGCACGGCGCCCTGACCCCCAGACCCCAGGGGCAGTTCTGGAACTTCGCGTCGACGTGACCGATCACGCTATAAATCAAATCCCGACGACTTCGGGGCCACTCCGGTACAGGCTCCGAACCGCACGACGCTCGCGTTTCCCTTTTGGGTTCACGCGCCCTGAACACGCCGCCCCCGGTACCCACTGCTTCTACTCAACTCACCCCCCTGCTaaagcagcgccgccgctcgctccgCGTCGTCTCCGTCGAAAGCCCTCGTTTCGATCCCCGGCATCTCGCCGCACCGCACGGGACCATTCTCCTCGCGCGGCGACGCCGGATTCGGATTCATCCGGGCGCGGCAATGCTCCGTCTGTAGGTGAGCTAGCAAGCTTGTTCTAATCTTCTCTGCATGAacgagagttttttttttatatggaACTATGTTGATTTTCGTCTGAGTAGTGGAGTGGCGGCCCGCGGGGATAACGTTTGGGGTACCGAAATTTCGAGCGATCGGTGCGGCGAGGATTTTGGGTGGCGGGGTTTTGCCGACTCGGGCGCGGTTTAGATGGGGTTTACGCGGTTGGTGCCGGCATCCAGGGATATTTAGCAGGAGTACTCGCTGGATGTAAATGAAGCCCACTCGGTTCTGAAATGTGGATCATTTACTTGACCGTTGCGCTTTTCAATTTATAGGTGATAACCTTTTGTTTACTGTTGTAGTCACGGGCTCCTTGATTTTAGAGGGAGTTTAATTTCTTTCCAATTACTTTTAGGCAGTGAGCCTTCCGTGGCTAACCTAGGTTTATTGAGTGATTGCTCTGCTTGATAAGGCATTGCCAGTGGTGGATGCTGCACATGTATGTCTTATATTCCCCTGTTGGAGTATACAAAAGGTATTTTATTTTAACCCGGTCTTTGATCTTTATGTTCTGGCAACATAATGACATATATATCATTTGTAGGTACAGAACCAAAGTAGCTAGTTTGAAAGcatttttgaaaaatatgtaTCTTGTTGTATAGTTTTTTTACACTAAACGTACTTATAATTTGACAAATTATTGGCCAAAACCATACAACCTCTTACCTTTGCAAAAAATGTACACTCAATATTTTTGAATGGAGGGACAAGAGTATCTATGACCTGCCCATTACGTAGAAAATACATGTGGACCCTAACAATAAATGATCTTCTCACACAAGCCGCTGTTTAATGCCACGGACACTTTTATACATGCAATGCAAATTTTTCATTGCTTCTTGATTAGATTTCGTGCCCAATCAGTGTATGCATGTCATTGCTTCAATGTATCGGTTTCAACCCCCTTTAACTGAGCACTAATCCTAGTTGTCATGTTAATAAAAGCTATGCACATCGTTTACTAGGATCCATTGAATTTGCAATATTGCGGAGTAGCAACTGCATTACACTTCGGTCTCATTCACCTTCTTCTCACATTAAATATAATTCAACTATTTTGATCCTTCACATCACCAGTTCATGTAAATTGCTCGATCTTGCGATGTTCTTTGATTACCTGTATCTAATTTCATGTAGAACTTGGCAATTGGCATCCTCACATCAATGTTTGCGGAAAGTTGGCCCGCAATTGTCAAAATGCTCATATAGTTGGTCAGATGTTATAGTCTAAACGGCTTCTGTTTTGTGTTTCTGTATGTGATCCTTGTGTTGCAAATGTTTGTTTTGGTGCATTCCATGCCTTTGCTTTGGCATCAACAATCTTATGTTGCATCAACTCACTGGCCACATGGTTGATTTCTAGTTTCTACCATGTTTTGTTATTTCGTTGACATCAAGAGCATGGACAAATTAAAGATACATCATTTTTAGTTATGTAATGTTATCTCTGTGGGGCAATTTGTTGATTAAGTTGTCATAGTTATGCTTTTGGTGTTAAAGTACTCAAAATGTAATTGTGATTATTATATTCTTGTTACCCCTTGTCTACAACTATGATAATATATGCTTTATTATGTTCATAGTTTTTTGGCCTTGTTACTTTGTTAGAACaaaatgatttttctttttgtttatttGTACCACAGAGGTTACTCTCCTTGGGTATTGAATTGTGAAACAGCGTGTTATAATTTTCTTCTGTACTCTGGAGCTATGGATCCGCAATAACACCATCTACACATGAAATCTCTAGGGAATTTTCCATGCAAagcatttttttaaataaataagCAATTATATTTGCACGGACCGTAAGGTGGTACAGAATTGATTGAAGTAGTTAGTTTGTTTAGCATAAACACTAATGTTAGTTTTCTACTTTTCTCATGAGTTTCAGTCAAGGAATCGAGGGTCTGCTATTTTCTTTAAGTGCCTTAAATATTAAAGTTCTGTaattatttgtgtattaaattcTTTCTGACATTTCATGTTAAGCAATATTGCTAGCACATTTTCTTAATTAGTGTAACTTGATCTGAAATGTGTCTTCTACCGTTGATATCTATGCTGTGTGCATTTATTTTCTGTTTAGTTTAACTATGCGCCAGTTTACCAGTGCTTATATTTTGAAGTGAGATGCATACCTAAACAGAGTGAACTAATATTGTGAACTAATATTGTCACCTTCTTATGGTCAGTTCCAAGGGGGGCTCTTGTTCATAGCAACGGCATAGTTTCCAATTGTGCCACCTGCTATTTTGGGCTGAGGTATTATGGATAATAATGAAACCTGCAAGAAATCACATGAGGGTGAGAAACTTGAGATTGGCAGGAGAGGAGAAGATAAAGCATTTTATAACCCTGAACTAGAAGAAGGTAAGTTCAGGAAGGATGGACCATCTGGATTGAAAAACCTTGTTTGCAAGGATAAGGTTGCAAGTGTTATAAAGCTGAGTTTATCTGCCCAAGTGGCAGTTAAAAAAGGGCAGGTCAATACAAGGCaatcaacttcacctgaaagaggtTCCCATCAAGGAGGCATTGCAAACACTACTGCTATGCAGTCCAAGTGTAGTTCAATAAGGGATCATCCTGTTAATGTGAGCCAGTCAACTTCTCATAGACTATATTCTAAGAAACACCGTCAGAGTTATTCTCCATCTTTCCATATTAGCTCAAAAGAAAGGCATGAGCAAAGGATGCGGAACTGTTTTAGTTACCATGATTATCACCATGCCCTGAAAAAGATTGAGGAAGTTTGTTCAGAAAGGCTCAATAAACTATTCTTACATCAGAATAAAGATCGCAAGGAATTCAATATTTTACTAAAGAAACAGGAGTTCAAATTCTTCCAAGAACAAGTTTGCTCTTATAGAGTCCATTATGAGCGTGTCATACCAACAGCACGATGTCACAGGATGAAACTACCGAAGCCATCTTTCTGCATTTTACGTAAGGTTTTCCGAAAATATATGCAGTCCCAGCTTATAAAATTTGTGAAACGACAAATAAATGATAGAAACAAAGAGAAGAGAATAAAAGAACGGTGGATATTTGAGGCTACAGCTGGCTACCTTAAGAAATGTTTTGATGAAACTTCCTTGACATATTCTGGACTTGAGATGGAGAAATCAAATTGGCATTTGCACGCTTATTCTGAAGGTGAACAACAGTTCAAATTTTTGGACATGCAATCACTAACTACTGAAATTGAAGCAATAGCCTCTAGTAGAGAGCTTGAAGAAAGCCATACAATTAAGGAAAATGATATGTTTCAGCCAGAGCCAGTTATAGAAAACTTGCAATCACCACTAGAAACAAATGGAGGCGCAGAGCATGGTTTATCTGTTGATGCACCAGAAGAAACTGCCACTGTAGATAGAATGTCTTCTCAGTCCAACCATGCACCCACTATGGAGTTCAGTGAAAAAAATGGGACACAAGTTGCCTTCTCGTCACCACCACAAAACGAGAGGGAAAATGTAGAAAGATCCTGTTCTCGGTTTGTCACCGATGAAGCATCGGTACTTGATAAGAGAGCTGATTCAGAAAATGCTCCTCCATCCTTCGGAGAGAAGCGAAGGTGCATAAGTCCTGGTGATAATGCGTTGGAAGGCTCTTGTTCTAGATCCCAGAGTCCACCTGGGTCTGACTCTAATATTCATGAAACATCATTGCGTCACGAGGTATTTTAGCTAATACTCATTTTTATTAATGTATTAAAAATCAAAATTAAGTATTGAGTTGTTTTTTGGGCTAGACGATTTCTTCAGTTAGATGGAAAATCTGTGGGCAAGAGCTTAACCTTTTGTTTTGCGCGCAAACATTTTGTTTTGATTATAGCTTGATTGAGAAGCCATAGTCATGTGTCCATTATAGTTTGATTGACAAGTCATGCTTACAAAGCTGATTTCGGGTCCTGTATTAAGAAGCCATCAGGAAAGACCTCGAtgctattttgatttttttccccaaatGGTATTGCAGTGAAGGCACAAATTATTAGTAGGGTCTGACTGTTACAGTCATTATTGCAAATGAACTTTTCCAGCTTAATACCAATGGAAGATCATAATCTAACATTCGTGGACATAATTTCTCTGCAGGAACCTCAAGCGGAAAGGCTGCTTTCAGTTAATGTGAATCAAATGGAACAAGCTGATATTGCAGGTAGCAAGGAAGTATCCAGTGATGACACCTCTTCCTTTGGCCAAGTCACTGAACAGCGAAACACCATTGCAACTTTATCAACATTAGTTCAACCTTCAACACAACTGCAATTTTGTGATCCAACTTGTCAAAGTGCTACTCATCCGTATCAACCATCTGTTGTGAATACTTGTTCCGTAAGCACTGGGTTAGACAGGCATGGGGCATTGAATGCTCAGCAACAATCAGCCAACCAGCCAACGACAAGCTCCATGGTTGAGCATATACCTGAAAGTGGGCTCCAGTCAGATTCAGTTACCAATGAGTTTAGTCAACTGCTTATGTCACTTGGCAATCGCACCTCTTCTTCTGCCCAAGTTACTGAGCAGCAAATTGCCTCTAATTCATTCTCATTGACTCAACATGTAACACAACAATATGGTGACCATACGTGTCAAACTTCTGCTCATCAGTATCAACCATCTGGCTGGAATAATTATTCAGAACAAGCTAGGTTAAACAGCCCTAGGGCACCAAATGTTCAGCACCAGACAACAACAGGATCCACTTCTGGACAATACATGCCTGAAAGTCGTATTCAATCAGATCCATTAACAATTGAAATGAGTCGACTGCGTAATTTGCAATATCTGATGACCAAGAGGCATCTATCTGAGGTTACCTTCTTAAActcctatattttttttctcatttctcCTGTGCTCTCAACTCTCAAATGGCACATTGACATCTCACTCTTTGTGGTGTTATCATCTAATCAATGTCTCTGCTTGGATTTGCTCAGCGGGAAAAAATTATCTCGGATTGCAAAATGGAGATTGCTGAATGCAAAAGGAAGTTTGAGGAGATGTCCCATAATTTAGAGATGGAAACACTGCACAAAATGAAGGATATTGAGATACTTCATGACAAAATACGTAAGCAACAGATATTAGCAGAGACATTCCAGGTTGTACATAAGGTCTCTATTGGAGTTGCTTCATGCAATCAGAGAGGTACACATTATTTATTGATCATTAGCCTTTTCTTAACATAACAAAATAGCATGCATACTATTTTACATGAATTGGGGCCTTAATCTGCTTCAATTGTACATTCCTTCAGAGATTGCATAACCTCGCAGTTGCACCATCCACCCATAAACATATAATTATGATTTATCAATTGATCTTTTTATAACCAAGTCTTAATCACGGGATTCTATTGAGGAATACGATCAAGTGTATTTTTCACTAAGATTTATTGATATGATCAGTAATGATGGATGCTCAAAAGTTAGAGGAAGCTTACGTGCGTTTGCTTGGGAACATACAATTGGTTTGGTGGCAACCCTGCATCTCGGTGAAATAATCAAATCTGGCTATTGCTACCACATATTGGTAGAGTTAGAGGAGCGAAACACCTTTTGCAGAGTAACACAGGCATACACAACACATGATTAGCTTAAAGTATCTCCAGAAGGTTACTATGAAATGTTTTACAGATAAACTAAAATTACAAATTAGTCTCTGAGGATCTGTTATCCTCTAATGTGAGCTATGCATATTAAGGATGCTGTGTTGTTTATGTTTGGTTTTGCTAATGATTATAGGGCTATCATTTAATAAAGTAATTTAGTGATACTCGAGGATTTCAAGCTGTTTTTTGCTTATGAACTATGGGAAATCCAGAACTCGTACCGTTTAAATCTTTGTTCTATAATTTGGCATTTGTAGCAAGGATAAGATAAAACATCTGAATTTGTTCAATGGCATATAAATACTTTCTGTAAATCACATGTCTTGTGCTTGGCTGGATTATTGCACGAACAAAACTTAGCCAACCTGAATTTGGAGTCAACCTTCAGCACCTCCAATTGCTTGAATTTGTTGCCGAACTGCTCTAGCCACTCTATATGCCTCTCCATACCACTATTTTTCTTTATCAAATCAAAAGAATAGAACAGAAATTTGCACCTTTTCCTTTTAGCAGTGTGGCTCTTAAAAAAACCTATTGAATCATCTTggagggggcggggggggggggggggggggggcaattTATAGTCGCACCTTCATGGCACTAGCGAAGTGCACCACAGGAAACCCACTTGGAGCCAAAGGGTGTTGTTGGGATTCTGGTCATTCTTTTGGTATACGTTTTTTTTATGGATTAGAAACTTCCTTTAGAGCTATTACAGGATGTTTTGGTTGAAATATTCTTGATCATGAATTAGACTCCTCTGCAGAGCAAAATAATATTGTGAATCATATCTTCTTTTCACTGATTGTTCACGCATGCATCATATGATAATATCATGTTTCTCATCCTACTCAGGAAGTGCCTGGTTTCAGTAACAGATCAATTTTGTCCACTCCTATTGATGTGCTCTCCCTTTGTGTTAGGTGCACCCAGGAGAA contains:
- the LOC101767509 gene encoding uncharacterized protein LOC101767509; the encoded protein is MEQADIAGSKEVSSDDTSSFGQVTEQRNTIATLSTLVQPSTQLQFCDPTCQSATHPYQPSVVNTCSVSTGLDRHGALNAQQQSANQPTTSSMVEHIPESGLQSDSVTNEFSQLLMSLGNRTSSSAQVTEQQIASNSFSLTQHVTQQYGDHTCQTSAHQYQPSGWNNYSEQARLNSPRAPNVQHQTTTGSTSGQYMPESRIQSDPLTIEMSRLRNLQYLMTKRHLSEREKIISDCKMEIAECKRKFEEMSHNLEMETLHKMKDIEILHDKIRKQQILAETFQVVHKVSIGVASCNQRGAPRRTTREPNQPSGQQVSLFPSSATMYQSPQPSAQPSTNNFLRQPVMTTPQAIANTLGRPATNLTHAPSRLMGAGIAYNAPPPHLRNFVNLLQPSRGGAAGFDRQLQL